TAACGCAACTCAGCAGGAAGAGTTGCGTGTTGCCTTGGTTGATGGTCAACGGCTGTATGATTTGGATATCGAAAGTCCGGGTCATGAGCAGAAGAAAGCAAATATCTACAAAGGTAAAATCACTCGTATCGAACCCAGTCTTGAAGCGGCTTTTGTTGATTACGGCGCAGAAAGGCATGGTTTCCTCCCTCTTAAAGAAATCGCCCGCGAATACTTCCCCAGCAACTATGCTTCCCATGGTCGTCCTAACATTAAGGACGTGTTACGTGAAGGTCAGGAAGTCATTGTTCAGGTAGACAAAGAAGAGCGTGGCAACAAAGGCGCAGCGCTGACTACCTTTATCAGCCTGGCGGGTAGCTATCTGGTCTTAATGCCGAATAACCCGCGCGCCGGTGGAATCTCCCGTCGCATCGAAGGTGACGATCGTACCGAGCTCAAAGAAGCACTGGGTTCGCTGCAACTGCCTGATGGCATGGGTCTCATTGTTCGCACCGCGGGTGTGGGTAAATCCGCTGAAGCCCTGCAATGGGATCTGGCTTTCCGTCTGAAACACTGGGACGCGATCAAAAAAGCCGCCGAAGGCCGTCCTGCACCGTTCCTGATTCATCAGGAAAGTAACGTGATTGTCCGCGCTTTCCGTGACTATCTGCGCCCGGACATTGGCGAAATTCTGATTGATAACCCCAAAATTCTCGATCTGGCGAAAGAACACATTTCTGCGCTAGGTCGTCCTGATTTCAGCAGCAAAATCAAACTGTACAGTGGTGAAATCCCGCTTTTCAGCCACTATCAGATTGAATCGCAGATCGAATCGGCTTTCCAGCGTGAGGTTCGCCTGCCGTCCGGCGGTTCTATCGTTATCGATACCACCGAAGCGCTGACGGCGATTGATATTAACTCCGCCCGTGCAACGCGCGGTGGTGATATTGAAGAAACCGCGTTTAATACCAATCTTGAAGCCGCAGACGAAATTGCCCGCCAATTGCGCCTGCGTGACCTCGGCGGCCTGATCGTTATCGACTTTATCGATATGACTCCGGTTCGCCACCAGCGTGAAGTGGAAAACCGCCTGCGCGACTCCGTACGTCAGGATCGTGCGCGTATTCAGATTGGCCGTATTTCCCGCTTCGGCCTGCTGGAAATGTCGCGTCAGCGCCTGAGTCCGTCACTGGGTGAATCCAGCCATCACGTCTGTCCACGCTGTAGCGGGACGGGTACGATTCGTGACAATGAATCACTTTCGCTGTCCATTCTTCGCCTTATTGAAGAAGAAGCACTGAAAGAAAATACCAAAGAAGTCCACGCGATTGTTCCAGTCCAGATTGCTTCTTATCTGCTGAACGAGAAGCGTGATGCCGTTAACGCCATTGAGAAACGTCAAGGCGGTGTCCGCGCGGTCATCGTGCCACACGACGGCATGCAAACCCCGCACTACTCCGTTGTTCGCGTCCGTAAAGGCGAAGAAAAACCAACGCTCAGCTATCTGCTGCCTCAGCGTTTGGAAACGGAAACACAGCAACAGCAAGACGAACAGACGATTGAGCGTAAACAGCCAGAGCAACCTGCTTTAGCGACGTTTACCATGGCAGAAATGCCTGCGGAAACCGCACCATCGGTAACCAAAGCGGCACCTGCTGCAGCGAAACCTGCGGAAGTCGCTCAACCAGGCCTCATCAGCCGTTTCTTCAGCGCCTTAAAAAGCGCCTTTGCTTCTGAACCCGCAGTAAAAGCAGCGGATAGCGTTGACGAGAAGAAGGCCGAAGAAGAGAAATCTGCTGAAGGCCAGCGTTCTGAGCGCCGTAATTCACGCCGTCAGGGTAATAATCGCCGCGATCGTGGTTCTCGTGACAATCGTGACAATCGTGAACAGCGTGATGAGCAGCGCCGTAATAAGCGACAGAACGAGGAAGTGGTTGCGGAAAACGCGGAGAAAACCAGTTCAGAAGAGCAGCCGCGCCGTGAACCACGTGCTGAGCGCCAGCGTCGTCGTCAGGACGAGCGCCGTCAGGCTTCTAATGAGGCAAAAGTTCAGCCAGCGGTTGATGATTCCGATGACAACGCAGCCGAGCAGGATAAACCGGCTCAGGTTATGCCGCGTCGCCAACGCCGCCAACTGACGCAGAAAGTACGCGTTCAGTCCGACGCTCAGCCGGATACCCTCTCCGATAGCACAACACCTGCCGCTGTTCCATCTGAGCAGGCTCAATCTTACGTCAAGCCAAACGATGCTGCGGTAGACAATAACGAGATCGATAACGAGCAAAACGACGCAAATCGTGCCAACGCCGAGAATGGCGGTATGCCACGTCGTTCACGTCGCTCGCCGCGTCATCTGCGCGTCAGCGGTCAACGTCGTCGTCGCTATCGTGATGAACGCTACCCGTCCCAGTCACCGATGCAATTGGAATTTGCTGCCGCGTCGCCAGAAATGGCATCAGGGAAAGTGTGGGTTAGCTACCCTGTTGCGCAGCAGGCTGAAAACCAACCGCAGGACGAAAACGTTGCAGCGATTGAAACACCACTGTTACCTGCCGTCGTTGAAGCCGTAGTGACGACACCGTCAGATACAGCGGAATCCAACGCAGTGGAAAACGTGGTGGTAGCTGAAGCTGTCGCTCAGGAAGACGCTGTTGTCACCGCAACAGCACAATCTGCCGACGTGATTCAGGATAGCAATGTCGCCAATATCGAGGTGAGTGCCGCAGACGAAGAAACTGTTGTCGAGCCTGTTACCGAAAGCACCGCGATCGATGATGCTATCGCTGCGGTTGCCGTGAGTGCTGTTGAGGAAGCAAAAGCTGTGGATACGGCTCTGGCGACTGAAGACGCGCAGATCGCTGAACCTGTTGCGACTGCAAGCACAGTCGATGAAACGGTCGTGGCTGACGATGTCGTTACAGAAGCGGCAGCAGAAGACAAACAGGTGGATAGCATCGCTGATGCAATCGAGAACGCAGATGTGGCAGTTCCCGTTGCTACTCCAGCGGTTTCCGCAGTACAAGAAACCATCGCGCCACAAAACGTCCAGGATAACCCCGTAGCCACGACGATCAGCGCACAGCCGATTGTGGCAGAACCTGTATCGAGCGTAACAAAAGCAGCAACCGTTGCTGAGCAACCTCGCTATAAGTTCCATGCGACAGCGCCAATGACTAAAGCGCCAGCGCCGGCATACCACGCGGAACCTGCCCGACACAGTGATTGGGTTCGCCCTGCCTATCCGTTCTCTGGAAAAGGTTCGGCAGGTGGCCATTCCGCAGTTAATCAGTCAACTGCGCCAGCAACCAAGCCTACTCCAGTCAGCGAGTAGTCCTGATTCCTATAGACAAACACCCGCCAAATTGGCGGGTGTTTTTTTATGCACTAACTGTTGTTAGCCTAAAAAATTCAATAGTTTGATATCTACACTGTCCGTTTTACCATCCAGCTCAGCCAACAGGTTCTTGAAGTGCTCGCTCTGCTCATGTGATGTCAACGCCTCTCGATCTTTCCAGCGCTCGAAGAACACAAACGAACCCGCTTTATCTACGACTTCATGCAGATCGTACTGCACATTACCTGTTTCCTGTCGGCTAGGTGCCACCACACGTTTTAGCGTTGCGGCAACGTCTGCAATAAACTCTGCTTTTGCCTGAATGGTGGCGACAATACGAATTTCCATATACATCCCTTATTTATCA
The genomic region above belongs to Pectobacterium colocasium and contains:
- the rne gene encoding ribonuclease E, whose translation is MKRMLINATQQEELRVALVDGQRLYDLDIESPGHEQKKANIYKGKITRIEPSLEAAFVDYGAERHGFLPLKEIAREYFPSNYASHGRPNIKDVLREGQEVIVQVDKEERGNKGAALTTFISLAGSYLVLMPNNPRAGGISRRIEGDDRTELKEALGSLQLPDGMGLIVRTAGVGKSAEALQWDLAFRLKHWDAIKKAAEGRPAPFLIHQESNVIVRAFRDYLRPDIGEILIDNPKILDLAKEHISALGRPDFSSKIKLYSGEIPLFSHYQIESQIESAFQREVRLPSGGSIVIDTTEALTAIDINSARATRGGDIEETAFNTNLEAADEIARQLRLRDLGGLIVIDFIDMTPVRHQREVENRLRDSVRQDRARIQIGRISRFGLLEMSRQRLSPSLGESSHHVCPRCSGTGTIRDNESLSLSILRLIEEEALKENTKEVHAIVPVQIASYLLNEKRDAVNAIEKRQGGVRAVIVPHDGMQTPHYSVVRVRKGEEKPTLSYLLPQRLETETQQQQDEQTIERKQPEQPALATFTMAEMPAETAPSVTKAAPAAAKPAEVAQPGLISRFFSALKSAFASEPAVKAADSVDEKKAEEEKSAEGQRSERRNSRRQGNNRRDRGSRDNRDNREQRDEQRRNKRQNEEVVAENAEKTSSEEQPRREPRAERQRRRQDERRQASNEAKVQPAVDDSDDNAAEQDKPAQVMPRRQRRQLTQKVRVQSDAQPDTLSDSTTPAAVPSEQAQSYVKPNDAAVDNNEIDNEQNDANRANAENGGMPRRSRRSPRHLRVSGQRRRRYRDERYPSQSPMQLEFAAASPEMASGKVWVSYPVAQQAENQPQDENVAAIETPLLPAVVEAVVTTPSDTAESNAVENVVVAEAVAQEDAVVTATAQSADVIQDSNVANIEVSAADEETVVEPVTESTAIDDAIAAVAVSAVEEAKAVDTALATEDAQIAEPVATASTVDETVVADDVVTEAAAEDKQVDSIADAIENADVAVPVATPAVSAVQETIAPQNVQDNPVATTISAQPIVAEPVSSVTKAATVAEQPRYKFHATAPMTKAPAPAYHAEPARHSDWVRPAYPFSGKGSAGGHSAVNQSTAPATKPTPVSE
- a CDS encoding putative quinol monooxygenase, which gives rise to MEIRIVATIQAKAEFIADVAATLKRVVAPSRQETGNVQYDLHEVVDKAGSFVFFERWKDREALTSHEQSEHFKNLLAELDGKTDSVDIKLLNFLG